One window of Dehalococcoidales bacterium genomic DNA carries:
- a CDS encoding DNA polymerase III subunit beta yields MPDCQIAKGVNKLEKLNIEGKRSGSGFVAHKATLVNALSRAVADRVTLLDFTIGRKGLLGYLKSLNGSNIVKVAPFTDSASETQAVSKRLKVVCGANISQLDDGAWIGDNTPMTLCEVRVTSRNAITPNIGSLELAEALSRVLPFTATEDTRPVLQCVLFTAKEGKLTLVSADGFRLAVVSLDYDGEGEVLISREDLAGIAGALRSAKRVRVSFEGEDIKTLTIDTELIRYQWVSDDGKFPDWERLIPTEAKTTAHFDTVEAGKAIGTLRALADSKSYPIDITLGNGVMVLANPDDKGQATMPADIEGEANRVRLDGGYLAEALKACGGMPELKLTDGKSPVLFTTNGYKLVVMPMLTSEHTPKAEGKPEAEAESEGVADEVTEAETEVTETEVEVAEPEAEAESKPKPKRKGKVREPVAVA; encoded by the coding sequence TTGCCCGACTGCCAGATAGCCAAAGGGGTGAATAAACTGGAAAAACTGAATATCGAGGGCAAGCGTTCAGGCTCAGGCTTTGTGGCGCATAAAGCGACGCTGGTAAACGCCTTATCCAGAGCGGTCGCCGACAGGGTAACGCTACTGGACTTTACCATTGGGCGTAAAGGCTTACTCGGTTATCTTAAGTCGCTAAACGGAAGCAACATCGTGAAAGTTGCCCCGTTTACTGACAGTGCTAGCGAGACGCAGGCTGTTAGCAAACGGCTTAAGGTAGTTTGTGGAGCTAATATCAGCCAGCTTGATGACGGAGCGTGGATAGGTGATAACACGCCGATGACGCTCTGTGAGGTGAGGGTTACCTCTCGTAACGCCATAACGCCTAACATCGGCAGTCTGGAGCTAGCGGAAGCGCTATCGAGAGTGCTACCCTTTACCGCTACTGAGGACACTCGACCAGTATTACAATGTGTCCTCTTTACGGCTAAAGAGGGTAAGCTCACGCTGGTAAGCGCCGACGGCTTTAGACTGGCGGTAGTAAGCCTTGACTATGACGGAGAGGGCGAAGTCCTGATAAGCCGTGAGGATTTGGCAGGAATAGCGGGCGCCTTACGGAGCGCCAAGAGAGTGAGGGTTAGCTTTGAGGGTGAGGACATTAAGACGCTCACCATTGACACCGAGCTAATCCGCTATCAGTGGGTTAGCGACGACGGCAAGTTTCCCGACTGGGAGAGGCTAATCCCGACCGAGGCTAAGACCACCGCTCACTTCGACACTGTTGAGGCGGGCAAGGCAATCGGCACACTGAGAGCATTGGCCGACAGCAAGTCCTACCCGATAGACATTACCCTTGGTAACGGCGTTATGGTGCTGGCTAATCCCGATGATAAGGGGCAAGCCACAATGCCAGCCGATATCGAGGGTGAGGCTAACAGGGTAAGGCTGGACGGCGGTTACCTTGCCGAAGCGTTAAAGGCGTGTGGCGGTATGCCAGAGCTAAAGCTCACCGACGGCAAGTCGCCAGTCCTCTTTACCACTAACGGCTATAAGCTGGTGGTAATGCCGATGCTTACCAGTGAGCACACACCGAAAGCCGAAGGCAAGCCAGAAGCTGAAGCCGAGAGTGAAGGGGTAGCCGATGAGGTAACCGAAGCCGAGACAGAGGTTACCGAGACAGAGGTAGAGGTAGCCGAGCCAGAAGCTGAAGCTGAGAGCAAACCGAAGCCGAAGCGTAAGGGCAAGGTAAGAGAGCCAGTCGCCGTAGCCTGA